The genomic region TCGTCTTGTAAAAATATCCATACCTGCTGCCTACCCAGCGTGCTTCATAGCAAATATCCGCTGAGGTCATTTTCTTTGCATTCAACCATCTGCATCTTTTTCTGAACTGATCATTGAGCATATCCAGATCCACAGAAAGCTCATGACGACCTACAAAGTGAGGAATCCTTTCCATATCAAATCGAGCGCAAAGCACATCATCAACCACCAACCGATCTTCCCTGATAGAAAAAACAGGAACCAATGATTCTCTGTTCAGCGCTTTATTCCTATACACGCCCCGCGTCACTTCACCGTCTTCTTTGATCCAGCTCCACTCAACATCAGGAAAATAGTAATTTCCAAGACCGTAAAATATATGCTTTCCGTTGTAGACTTCAAACGGCTGGATCGAATGGCCATGCGATCCGATCACCGCATCGGCTCCGCAATCAATGAGCTCATGCGCCAGCCAAACTTGATCCAGAGCCACTTCATGAGTATGTTCCAGACCCCAATGAAGATACACAATGATCACGGATACTTTTTCTCTTAACTCACTCAACCGCTGCCGTATCATCGGCAACGTTAGCGGCATAACCCCCGGCGAATCGACAGTCGCGATATTGTCTCCATTTGTGGTCAAACAACTGCACGAAATAAGCCCTACAGTGTCATGCCCCAATACAAAGGTTAGAGGTTCAGATGCAGTGGCTAAATTCTGCCCCAACCCCACCGTTTTAATCCCGCGTCCTTCCAGCTGCTGCTGCGTGTCCAAAGCAGCACATGGACCGAAATCTCCAATATGATTGTTGGCTAGAACTGCGACAGACAACCCTGTTATCAAATCTAAACCATGAGGAACGGCTCGTAAACATGCGTACTTATGAGGTAGCGGCGCCCCGCCTTCTGCTAAAACCCCTTCTATATTGCCGACGATGAGCGACTGTGCGTTTAAGCGCTCATGTAATTCATCACAGATACTGCCAACATCACCCGGAGAAAAATGCAAACCGATATCGCCGACGAAACACAATTGCTCACTCATCAGGTATTACCCTTTTCAGCATGCAGATCTTTCCGCACAATCAACAAGCCATATGGAGAAAAAAGTTGGCTGGAACATTTCAAATATGCAGGAATGCGACTCAGTGTGTTCCATACAGATAAAACCCAGTTACGCCCAGGCCGAACATCTGGATCAGATTTACCGAACCAGGTTTGCATCTCAAATATGTAATCACTCATCAAAATTTCATCCCCGCTATTAAGAGGTGAAATCATTGCACGCATTTTTTTCAT from Spartobacteria bacterium harbors:
- a CDS encoding CapA family protein, coding for MSEQLCFVGDIGLHFSPGDVGSICDELHERLNAQSLIVGNIEGVLAEGGAPLPHKYACLRAVPHGLDLITGLSVAVLANNHIGDFGPCAALDTQQQLEGRGIKTVGLGQNLATASEPLTFVLGHDTVGLISCSCLTTNGDNIATVDSPGVMPLTLPMIRQRLSELREKVSVIIVYLHWGLEHTHEVALDQVWLAHELIDCGADAVIGSHGHSIQPFEVYNGKHIFYGLGNYYFPDVEWSWIKEDGEVTRGVYRNKALNRESLVPVFSIREDRLVVDDVLCARFDMERIPHFVGRHELSVDLDMLNDQFRKRCRWLNAKKMTSADICYEARWVGSRYGYFYKTKPLSCYSYTEKLLYNILGY